Proteins encoded by one window of Dialister pneumosintes:
- the fabD gene encoding ACP S-malonyltransferase produces MKKAFLFPGQGSQKVGMVADLYEKYDAVKALLKEADNRLGFSISRMMFDGPDEELMKTEFTQPAILTASVAVSTVLREHGLIPDVVAGHSLGEYSALVTAGALSFSDAIHVVHLRGKYMQEAVPLGEGGMAAIIALDAESIKDICNTISTEEKPVQAVNFNCPGQVVIAGATEAVKQACNAMKEAGAKMAVMLKVSAPFHSIMMEPAAVKLKEVLDTVTIQDAQMPVYANYNAAAEIKADDIRKNLVLQAAHPVLWDASIQQMIADGADLMIEAGPGTVLSGFMKRINRRIRTLHAEDVETVTNVLNTWEE; encoded by the coding sequence TTGAAAAAAGCATTTTTATTTCCTGGACAAGGTTCACAAAAAGTAGGTATGGTTGCTGATCTTTATGAGAAGTATGATGCAGTAAAAGCTTTACTAAAAGAAGCTGATAACAGATTAGGGTTCTCTATTTCTCGCATGATGTTTGATGGTCCTGATGAAGAATTAATGAAAACAGAGTTTACACAACCGGCAATTCTTACTGCCAGTGTAGCGGTATCAACGGTATTAAGAGAGCATGGATTAATACCTGATGTAGTAGCAGGGCATAGTTTAGGGGAATATTCTGCATTAGTTACTGCAGGGGCCTTATCATTCAGTGATGCGATACATGTAGTTCATTTGCGTGGAAAATATATGCAGGAAGCAGTTCCTCTTGGAGAAGGTGGAATGGCTGCTATTATTGCTTTAGATGCAGAATCTATAAAAGATATTTGTAATACTATTTCTACAGAAGAAAAACCGGTACAAGCTGTTAATTTTAATTGTCCGGGACAAGTAGTTATTGCAGGTGCTACAGAAGCAGTAAAACAAGCTTGTAATGCTATGAAAGAAGCAGGAGCTAAGATGGCTGTTATGCTTAAAGTATCTGCACCGTTCCACTCTATAATGATGGAACCTGCCGCCGTAAAGCTGAAAGAAGTTTTGGATACGGTAACGATTCAAGATGCACAAATGCCTGTGTATGCAAATTATAATGCAGCAGCTGAAATAAAGGCTGATGATATTAGGAAGAATTTAGTTCTTCAGGCGGCACATCCGGTTCTTTGGGATGCATCTATACAACAAATGATTGCTGATGGTGCAGATTTGATGATTGAAGCAGGACCGGGAACGGTTCTTTCCGGATTTATGAAGAGAATTAATAGACGTATTCGTACTTTGCATGCAGAAGATGTAGAAACTGTTACCAATGTGTTAAATACATGGGAGGAATAA
- the fabG gene encoding 3-oxoacyl-[acyl-carrier-protein] reductase translates to MSEITMKTALVTGASRGIGKAIALQLAKKGFAVAINYGRSAEEANAIKTQIENEGGQAILLQGDVSSTEDVDRMFATIKEVWGQLDVLVNNAGITRDTLLLRMKENQWDEVLDTDLKAVFLTTKAASSMMVRKKSGAIINISSVVGITGNPGQANYAAAKAGVIGFTKSAAKELAGRGIRVNVVAPGFVETDMTDVIPENIKEGMLETIPLKRAGRAEDIANAVAFLASDESAYITGQVLQVDGGMVM, encoded by the coding sequence ATGTCAGAAATAACTATGAAGACAGCACTTGTTACAGGTGCTTCCAGAGGTATTGGAAAAGCGATTGCTTTACAATTGGCAAAAAAAGGTTTCGCTGTAGCTATTAATTATGGTCGTAGTGCAGAAGAAGCAAATGCTATTAAAACTCAAATTGAAAATGAAGGTGGACAAGCTATTCTGTTACAAGGAGACGTTTCTTCTACAGAAGATGTAGATAGAATGTTTGCTACCATTAAGGAAGTTTGGGGGCAATTAGATGTGTTAGTAAATAATGCAGGAATTACTAGAGATACGCTTTTGCTCCGCATGAAAGAAAATCAATGGGATGAAGTATTGGATACGGATTTAAAAGCGGTATTTTTAACTACAAAAGCAGCTTCTTCCATGATGGTACGTAAGAAGAGCGGTGCTATTATTAATATTTCATCCGTTGTAGGGATTACAGGTAATCCGGGACAGGCAAATTATGCAGCAGCTAAAGCGGGTGTTATTGGGTTTACTAAGTCTGCTGCTAAAGAACTTGCCGGAAGAGGTATTCGTGTTAATGTAGTAGCTCCGGGATTTGTTGAAACGGATATGACGGATGTCATTCCTGAAAATATTAAAGAAGGTATGTTGGAAACTATTCCGCTTAAGAGAGCAGGAAGAGCAGAAGATATTGCAAATGCGGTAGCATTTCTTGCTTCTGATGAATCAGCTTATATTACCGGTCAAGTCTTGCAAGTAGACGGCGGCATGGTAATGTAA
- a CDS encoding acyl carrier protein: protein MSTFDRVKKIVVDQLGVNEADVQIDSTFIDDLGADSLDIVELIMAFEEEFEIEIPDDAAEKIKTVRNAVEYIDQQIQ from the coding sequence ATGAGTACATTTGACAGAGTAAAGAAAATTGTTGTAGATCAGTTAGGTGTAAATGAAGCTGATGTACAGATTGACTCCACATTCATTGATGATTTGGGAGCAGATTCTTTAGATATTGTTGAATTGATTATGGCATTTGAGGAAGAATTTGAAATTGAAATTCCGGATGATGCTGCAGAAAAAATCAAGACTGTTCGTAATGCAGTAGAATACATCGACCAGCAGATTCAGTAA